The window TGCTTTTACTAGCATTATCTAAACACTCAAAGTAATGTGTGGAATTTTGTCGAAATGGCTATCATGTAATTAATTATCTGACGTTTTTGCCTCAGTCTCATGAAACCTGTGGATGTTAATCCAAGTGATGAATGGGCAAATGTAAGCATACATCCATGAAAGGATAGCTCCTTTATCACTTTTTATAGTTCCTGTGACCTAATCATATTTGTTTCTCACACATTTCATCATCAGCATCCTAGTTAAAATTTGTTCACCCTCATGCAGATGGTCATGACTGGAATATCACCACAGATATGTATCCTTCATAGTGCTGTGTTGCAACATCTGTAATATTCAGTTTTACTTTTAAAACATAGTGAAGTTGGGTTAGTTAAATTAACGTACTATTTCCCAAATTGGATTTAGCGTAATAGCACCTTTCAGAAATGGTATTTACATTAGCTTCATTATTTTCTCCTTAATCATACCCAGTAATGAAGAGTGCCTACAAAAGTGTGACGTTCTACATTGGGCAAAAAGAATTGGAAATGCAATTCAAGGTGAACAAGTTAGTCGCTCAATACCAACAGAAATGTGAGATGATGCAAGAGAAATTCGCTGAAAAGTTTGAGCAAGTGCGTACTGCATACCAGAAAGTGGCTAAAAAGTGCCAAATGCTGGAACAAGAGATCGAGAGCTTATCTAAAGACAAGCAGGAACTCCAAGAAAAGTTTGCTGAGAAATCCAGGTTCTTCTTACAGTTTTTAACAGAGATTCTATTTgtccaagaaaaaaaaaaaaaattccgatGGAACTGCAAAAGTGTGCTCAAGTTATCCACTATAATCTATTGACTGAGGAGGTTGCAAAGTGTGCGGTGCTTTACTACTGGAATCCACTATCTTTGGTACATGCTCTCAGAATTAACATAGGTCCATATTGTCAGGCAAAAAAGAAAACTTGATGAAATGTATGATCAGTTGAGAAATGAATATGATTCAGTAAAGCGCTCAGCCATTCAGCCAAGTAATTTCTTTTCAAGGGCAGAGCCTGATATGTTCGCAAATCCTGCTAATATGATGGACAACAGAGATCATATGGGAAAAggtaatcattttatttttagaataatCACATGGCATATGTGAGGTTGGTGCAGTTTGGCAAACTAGATTTGTTCTTCTTAGTGTATGAATACTCATTGACAAAATTCTTTGCATTTAAAAGATGAATTATACTTAGTATTTGAACACTCAATTGTCAAAATACTTCGAATTTTGGATATTTCGCTCTCAAAACTGCACTAACCTTTGAGCAAAGTATTAGTTGACTCATTTGTCGCAGATTGGTCGGTCACTCCTGAAACTCCAGGACCAAGAGAAGACATATGGCCTCCAGCAAGAAAGAATAGTTCCAACTCTGGCCCTTTCGATATCTCGAGTGGATCCCCTGCAAGACAATCAGCAATACCAGTGGATACTGGAAATAGAAGAGCAAGTGCTCGTCCTATGCTTGGTGTTGGAACTGGAACAAGCAATCCCTCACAGACCCTTAGGAATCTCATCCTTTCACCGATTAAGAGACCTCAGCTCTCCCGCAACCGACCACAGATGTTCACGTAAGCCACAATTACATCCAATAAGCTGAGATATCAAAAGCTGAATTCTTAAAAAAATTGGTTTTCCAGGTTTTGAAGTCGGGAGATCTTTCAATTTCAATAATGTGGAGAAATATATACTTGAGATGCAAGAATGGATCAGGTTTCCTGACATTTTACAGTGGGAAACTTTGTTTTGTATGCCAGATATTGGTATGCTTGCTGACTTTCCTTAGTCGCggaaaaactaaatataaaatcATATGGAGTAAGGTTTCATAGTTTACAGACAAGTGGATGATGTGATATGAGTTGCAGTTTAATAGCTGCAACATCTCGTATACTACTTAAGTGTAGGGTTCTAATTCCGCTAGAAGTCTTCTCTTCTTCTATAATCATTTCTCCCTCCTCACTCGCAAACAATTTGGGCAGGGATATTACCAGTCCCATATATAGTACTTCCAGGTGGACTCCTAAAAAACTAATTCCAAATCTTGTTACTTTTTCGTTTCTTCCTAAATGTAGTGTCTAGGGGCTGTTTAAAACCTGTTCTAGCGTGATCttctgaaatacttcaaaatataGGTCATGCTCATTTTTGACTGTTTAGCATCGTTAGTTTTATGTCAACAGATAGTGTCTAGAGGTAATTTTCTCGTGACACAGTCTAAATGGACTTGATTCCTTGTGCTTGGGTCCTGCTGCTTTGGTTCTTAAAATTTGACAACATTTAATTAGGATACGAGTTTATTTTCTCGGGGCAATCTAATGATGGGCAAAAACTTATCTGCATCTAATggttacaaaaatattattaatttaccACGATCAACATATGCAGACCAAATTAGCGAAACTTATTAAAAATAAAAGCAATATGCCAACTTGCATACAAGATATTTATACGAAGATTTGATACTACAGTCATATGACTGAAATCCTTGCTTCCATGCTATTCAATGTCTACTGAATTTCTTGCTATTGCGATACTTGGAAGGTTAAGCCTCGTTTATGCATAGAGAACGATTGTGAAAAAACAACTGTTGCAAAAATCAAGATTCTATTAGTAAGATGGCAATGCTTCTTAGTCTTGAGTAGGCGAAAACCATTATGTGTTTGAGGTTCCGGACCTAACACCTTGCACTTGGCACGTTGTCGTAATTAAGAGGATCGAATGAAAGTATTTTCATTATCAACATAGAAAATCTACCATTATTTTCCAATAGTACCTTGTTGAAGCTAAGAATGAATATTTTACATTAACTTTTGCCTTTTCAATGTTTTAATCTCAAAATTTCTCTTCAAGAACGTTATACACTCCATTCCCGCATCCCGCCCTCACCATACACCTTCCTAGCCAGAAAGAGAAGAAGTGCTAAAAAAGATAGTAAAAGGTAATAAAATGGGATAATGTAGAGAAGGAGAGAAAACAAACATACAATTTAATAAGCTAACGAAACTCCTGTTGTCAACACTGAGCTATTTAATTAGGATACAGCACTGACCGGCTAATTAAATTGAGCTTAAACACTTATATTTTACTGCAATAAGTtaggtgatgttgggcatatttctatATGTTATAATGTTACTTTACTCATGTTTTAATTACTTTTTGGTGCTATTTGGTATTAAAAATGCCCAACATgtgttaattattggttttatgactaattgagttgtgtgtgatgatttagggtgtttggagtgtaaaaatatgaagaaaagatgCTCGAGCTATAGGAGAAGAGGTTGGATTtggtgcacccttagcagtgaagtcgagATAAGGCATTAGCCTTAAcatccgcacctgggcacaaCAGAGATGAAGGAACAGAGGGTGGATGCTTCACATCCACCCCAGCATGCGATGCTGAGAAGTTGAAGCTGAGGCGGACGCGAAGCATCCACCCcaacatcaatccctgaagctgagaCGGAATAGAAAAAGGTAAACTTTGGCCCatgacttttgtacgcaatatataagccaaaacgcctcttttaggtgaTCTAACACACTTGGAAGCGGAGAAAAGCCATCACAGAGTCCgaaaaccacggaattcgtcttgagttcttactttttccttcttttattgatttgtaTGTATTCTTGGGAATTATTTGAGATTGCTACCATGACTATGCGTGGCTAAACTCATTTGTTCTGGGATTATGGttttacatgaatgttgatattcgaatattgatttgacGAGTTAATTTATAATATTGAGTTGCTTATTCATATCCCgagtttaattattttactgcctAGCTAATAGTGAAATACTATATATGAATCTTGagttgaacttgaaagaggtaattCTTGATTGCAATAGGATTTAATAGAACGCGATCTTGAACCTAGACATTGGGGAATTGATTTGCAAATACGGATAGAAATATACCAATTTTCCGTGCTTAGCCACTTGTGCAAGAAATTGTTAATGCGTTCTTTTTATCTCTAATCTTATAGAAATATAGGGTTTAGAATAAATTGAATAGACGAGTAGAAGTTGTCATATTTATACGAGTATTATTGTCCTTGCAGGTTAATAACCCAGATAGAATAATAAGTCGAGTCGATTGAAGAATTCAACAGGATTGTTAACCAGCCATAACCCTGGAATATTATTTCTCATTGAATTAAAATCCTTCGTGCTAAGTGTGCTAGTTCATTAGTTTTTCTTTTACTTGCAATTATAATTAGTAGAATTAATCAAACAAAAAGTACCTTGAAATTGTTCTTGACTCGATAAATTAGAATTCGCTTAATTTAGTTGAtaattaatcacaagtcctcgtggggaCGATACACTACTTACTCTTTATTACTTTattgaccgcgtatacttgcgtgtgtgatTTTGGAAaataagtttttggcgccgttgccggggacttcgAGTTTAGTTTTCTTTTAATCTTCTTTTTGGCTGGGTGTTTGATCTCAGGTACTTTGCTTGAATGTGATGGGTTAGAAGTCAGGATAGACTACAGGATTTTGACCCAGAACTTGAGAGAGCATTTCATAGAAGGTTGAGAGAAGCTTGAGAAGCAAGTAATTTACAAGCACTCATCCAACTTCTTGTGGAAATGGCGGAAGAGCATCCATTGGCGGTACAAGAGGTGACTATGCccagcattgctaatgtcacctcAAGTGTCGTTATGCCTAggatcactgggcattttgagcTTAAGCAGAGCATGATCCAACTATTTCATGTAAATGGACACTTCATGGGACTGCCATACGAAGACCCCCAACAACATATTCTGACTTTTTCTAGAGATTAGTGATACCTATATCACTAACAGGGTCATATTTGATTATGCCAGGCTCACATTGTTCCCTTTTTCTCTGTTGGGAGAGGCCAAGAGATGGCTAAAGTCTGAGCCAGCTAACTCTATTGCATCGTGGAATGATTTGGCTCGCAAGTTCCTGGCTAGGTTTTTTCCTTCTGGTAAAACCGCAAAGATAAGAAGTGAGATAGTTGCGTTCAAACAGAGAGAAAGTGAGTCACTTTATGCAGCCTGGGAGCGATTCAAGGGATTACTAAGAGACTGTCCATACCATAACCAAACCAACAAGGTACTGACTCACACTTTTATTGAAGGTCCTCACCCTGAAATAAAAATAGTGGTAGATGCAGCAGTTGGTGGTCAAGTATTGGAAAAGAGCTTTGATGAGATCTACACGCTGTTGAACAAGTTTTCCAAAAGCAATCCAGATTGGCAAGGGGAAGCAGGTAGATACACAacccataaatgctgccgggggTACTTGAATTAGATGTTGTATCAACACTATCTACACAGGTAGCATCTTTAGCAAATCAAATTAGCAAGATGAATGTGACCTAAAACCAACAACAGTTCACACCAATGCAACAGTCAACCAGTACAGTAGGTGCATGTGTTTTGTGAAGTTTGCGGCGAGGGCCATACCGGTGATGCCTGTCCATCGAATCCAGAGTTAGTTTACTTTGTGGGGAGTGCGAATAGAGGCCAAGCTAATCAGAATCTGTATggtaatacttataatccaaaTTGGAGGTTCATTCCGCAAATCCGATGGGTAATATTGTGGAGATGCTCAAGAAGATTATGGCTGATAATCAGAATCAAGCTACTGCTATTCGAAATTTAGAGCTACCAATGGGGCAACTAGCCAGTGCC is drawn from Nicotiana tomentosiformis chromosome 12, ASM39032v3, whole genome shotgun sequence and contains these coding sequences:
- the LOC104107961 gene encoding E3 ubiquitin-protein ligase CCNB1IP1 homolog isoform X4, with the translated sequence MRCNACWRELEGQAITTTCGHVFCPNDASKILSNDAACPICDQVLSKSLMKPVDVNPSDEWANMVMTGISPQILMKSAYKSVTFYIGQKELEMQFKVNKLVAQYQQKCEMMQEKFAEKFEQVRTAYQKVAKKCQMLEQEIESLSKDKQELQEKFAEKSRQKRKLDEMYDQLRNEYDSVKRSAIQPSNFFSRAEPDMFANPANMMDNRDHMGKGPREDIWPPARKNSSNSGPFDISSGSPARQSAIPVDTGNRRASARPMLGVGTGTSNPSQTLRNLILSPIKRPQLSRNRPQMFT
- the LOC104107961 gene encoding E3 ubiquitin-protein ligase CCNB1IP1 homolog isoform X5, with the protein product MQMVMTGISPQILMKSAYKSVTFYIGQKELEMQFKVNKLVAQYQQKCEMMQEKFAEKFEQVRTAYQKVAKKCQMLEQEIESLSKDKQELQEKFAEKSRQKRKLDEMYDQLRNEYDSVKRSAIQPSNFFSRAEPDMFANPANMMDNRDHMGKDWSVTPETPGPREDIWPPARKNSSNSGPFDISSGSPARQSAIPVDTGNRRASARPMLGVGTGTSNPSQTLRNLILSPIKRPQLSRNRPQMFTF
- the LOC104107961 gene encoding E3 ubiquitin-protein ligase CCNB1IP1 homolog isoform X2, with the protein product MRCNACWRELEGQAITTTCGHVFCPNDASKILSNDAACPICDQVLSKSLMKPVDVNPSDEWANMVMTGISPQILMKSAYKSVTFYIGQKELEMQFKVNKLVAQYQQKCEMMQEKFAEKFEQVRTAYQKVAKKCQMLEQEIESLSKDKQELQEKFAEKSRQKRKLDEMYDQLRNEYDSVKRSAIQPSNFFSRAEPDMFANPANMMDNRDHMGKDWSVTPETPGPREDIWPPARKNSSNSGPFDISSGSPARQSAIPVDTGNRRASARPMLGVGTGTSNPSQTLRNLILSPIKRPQLSRNRPQMFT
- the LOC104107961 gene encoding E3 ubiquitin-protein ligase CCNB1IP1 homolog isoform X1 encodes the protein MRCNACWRELEGQAITTTCGHVFCPNDASKILSNDAACPICDQVLSKSLMKPVDVNPSDEWANMVMTGISPQILMKSAYKSVTFYIGQKELEMQFKVNKLVAQYQQKCEMMQEKFAEKFEQVRTAYQKVAKKCQMLEQEIESLSKDKQELQEKFAEKSRQKRKLDEMYDQLRNEYDSVKRSAIQPSNFFSRAEPDMFANPANMMDNRDHMGKDWSVTPETPGPREDIWPPARKNSSNSGPFDISSGSPARQSAIPVDTGNRRASARPMLGVGTGTSNPSQTLRNLILSPIKRPQLSRNRPQMFTF
- the LOC104107961 gene encoding E3 ubiquitin-protein ligase CCNB1IP1 homolog isoform X3, with translation MRCNACWRELEGQAITTTCGHVFCPNDASKILSNDAACPICDQVLSKSLMKPVDVNPSDEWANMVMTGISPQILMKSAYKSVTFYIGQKELEMQFKVNKLVAQYQQKCEMMQEKFAEKFEQVRTAYQKVAKKCQMLEQEIESLSKDKQELQEKFAEKSRQKRKLDEMYDQLRNEYDSVKRSAIQPSNFFSRAEPDMFANPANMMDNRDHMGKGPREDIWPPARKNSSNSGPFDISSGSPARQSAIPVDTGNRRASARPMLGVGTGTSNPSQTLRNLILSPIKRPQLSRNRPQMFTF